A segment of the Aureliella helgolandensis genome:
GCGGAGGATACGGCGCGGAAGGTGGAAGTGGTGGTGCCGGCTACGGCGGAATGATGGGGGGAGGTAGCTACGGCTCAGAGGGTGGCTACGGTATGGGAGCGGCTCCGAAGCCCCGACCTGTGGACACTCAATCCTGGCAAACCCGCAAATCGCGTCGCCTCGTCAATCAAATTACGCAGTCCATTCACGTGGCGCTCGATGGCATTCCCCTAGCCGAATCCAAGTCGGCGCCTGGCATTGGAGTGCCCTTGGTCAACGCCAAGCTGCCGAGCGAGTTGCAAGGCGATGTAGTGGAGCTCATCGAATTGCTCGATGCTTTTCAGGCGAAAGCCAACGATCCAACGCGAGTAACCGACATCAATAGCTTGCTGATCAACACGCGATTATCGATTGAAGCCATTATGGACGAAGTGATTAACATTCCAGGTTTCGCCGATCGGTATCCAGATCTCGTCGATGCTGAAGACCTCGAAGAAGTGCCCGAAGCGCTGCCCGAAATTCCGGCAGAGTTTCGGCCGGATCAGCCTGGCAACGAGCCAGGGATTCCCGGTGGGCCTGGTCCCGCAGGCCCTGGAGAAGGGGGAGCACCTGGTGCAGGGGCTCCACCACCGGTTGGCGCTCCTGTGGGGCCAGCTGAGTAGTGCTTCGCCGCTCCACCTAGTCGGAGGAAATCGAGGGGGCGTAGGAAATTGAGGGCTCGGAGCGGCCAACCTGGGGACGCTGGCATCTCTGAATGACCCGCCAACCTTGCAGGTTGGCCCAAGTAGGTGTCTGAGCATTTGTCTGCCGCATTGCCTCCATCGTCCCCAGGGTTCGCTCCTGCGGATCGAACCTTCTTCGCAGCACTCCCTTTCGCCGACGCCTTGCGTCCATTTTCGTGCTTGTTGCTAGGGCGTCGCGTCTTGGCATTGCGCGGTTGTGCGTCTCCGTTTGGGTTGCTCAAGCTACGGCCCCCGGCGTTGGGGCACCACTCGACCACTCGTCGTGGCATGTTGAAATCGCTACCCCAGCGTGAGCAAGGACGGGTGGATGTTACTGCAGGGCATTTAGAGACACTGCCTATGCTTAAAAACGAGAGTCGCTCTTCAGCTATTAGCTTCGTCATATTGGGGAGACCTGCGATCGCGTTTCGCAAACGCCTCGTCTCGAGGCATGTCGATCCGCTATCATGCGAGGGCCACACCGATCACCAGTGTGCCGTGTCTTGCGCCCCCCGAGAATTGCCCCGAAGAAATGAGGTTTAGTACTGTGACAGCCACTTATCGAATTGCAGGAATATCGTTCGAACACATGCACATGGGGGACAATCTGCGGACGGCAGCAGCTCACCCAGAGTGTCAAGTTGTCGGTATTTGCGATGCGGAACCTCGCCGCATGCTGGCCGCGCAGCGCGATCTCGAATTGCCAGACTCGGCAGTATTCAATGATTGGACGCAGTGCATCGAGCAATGCAAACCGGACATTTTACTGCTGTGCCCCGCCACGGGCGATCACCGACTTTGGATCGAACGCTTGGCACCCTTCGGACTTCCCATTCTGCTGGAGAAGCCGATGGCTGGTTCTCTCGCAGACGCCGATGCGATGATCTCAGCTTGTCAGCGGCATGATGTTCGGTGGGCGATCAACTGGCCTCAAGTTTGGGTTCCGAGCCATCGCACCGCGAAGCGTTTGAGCGGGGAGGGCGCAATCGGCCAGGTGCTTGAGGTGCATTACTACGGTGGAAATCGCGGGCCGCTATGGCACACCGCAGGCAAAGATGAGGTCTCGGCCGAAGAGGTGGCGCGAGAGAAGCCTCATAGTTGGTTCTATCAAAGAGCCAAAGCGGGCGGTTCGATGCTCGACTATCTGGGGTATGGAGCCACGTTGGGTACCTGGTACTTAGGAGGTGCCAAGCCGATCGAAATTACATCGATGGTGGACGAACCCACTGGCCTCGAAGTTGATGAGCATTCGATAACGATAGCTCGCTATGCGTTTGGGCTGAGCAAGTTCGAAACGCGCTGGGGCACTTATACCGATCCTTGGACCCACCAGCCTCAGCCACGCTGCGGTTATACGTTGGTTGGTACTGAGGGGACAATCACTTCTTGGGACTATTCTCCGACTCTGCGAGTGCAGGATGGAGCGCATCCTGAGGGAATCGATGTTCCAGTCGATTCGTTGTTACCGCCTGAGCAAAATGCGATGCAGTACTTCATCGATTGCTTGAAACGGGATCGGGCAATAGAAGGACCGCTGTCACCG
Coding sequences within it:
- a CDS encoding Gfo/Idh/MocA family protein, whose protein sequence is MTATYRIAGISFEHMHMGDNLRTAAAHPECQVVGICDAEPRRMLAAQRDLELPDSAVFNDWTQCIEQCKPDILLLCPATGDHRLWIERLAPFGLPILLEKPMAGSLADADAMISACQRHDVRWAINWPQVWVPSHRTAKRLSGEGAIGQVLEVHYYGGNRGPLWHTAGKDEVSAEEVAREKPHSWFYQRAKAGGSMLDYLGYGATLGTWYLGGAKPIEITSMVDEPTGLEVDEHSITIARYAFGLSKFETRWGTYTDPWTHQPQPRCGYTLVGTEGTITSWDYSPTLRVQDGAHPEGIDVPVDSLLPPEQNAMQYFIDCLKRDRAIEGPLSPELSRIGQQIVDTAFASAQQKRTLKLLE